The genomic window CCCGCAGCTCGGCCAGGGCTTTCGCCACGTCGTTTTTCGCGAGCGTCACGCCGAGCATCACCGGGATCTCGCCATTTTCGTCCTGCATGGGGAGGAAAATGCTCTCCCACAGGATGTCGTGGGCCTCGGTCGCCACGCGGACCGGCTCTCCGGCGAGCGCGCGCTTGATACTCAGCACGCCCTCCTGCTCGGGCCCATACAGATCGACCACGCTCGTCCCCACGAGCTGCCCGGGCTCGAATCCGCCCGTTCGGCACCCTTTGCCGTCCTGCATCACGTACATGCAATTCTGATCGATCAAATAAGCCGAGATGTCCAGGTGATCGAGGATGGCGCGGAGCACGCGCTCGGGCGCGGTCGGGGGCAAGGAGGCGAGGTCCTCGGCCGGGGGCACGACCAGCCGACCCGCGGAGATTCGCGGCGTGGGGACGATGGTCACGTAGATCTCGGCCCCGCCCGGCGCGCGCCGCGCGCTCAGGGAAAAGGAGCGATACGCGCCCGCGGCATCACGAATCTGGCACGCGGCGCCAAAGTCCTCGCCTTCGGCCATTCGCGCCCACGCCGAGGCGACGTTCGCCTTGTGATCGGGGTGCATGGCCTCGAAGAGCGAGCCGCCTCGTACGCGCTCGGCCCCGAGGACCCGCTCGGCCTCTGGATTGAAGCCGCCGATCGCGCCTTCCGGGTTCGTGGCAAGAAAGACACCCGGGCAATGCTGGAACCAAGCCGAATCCATTACGCACTCCGCGACCGAGGAGACGAGCGATGATTCGAATATCACGACCGTATCATCGAGGTCGAGCCCCAAAACGTACGGACGGACGGATCCCGTCGAAAAATCCGAGGTGGCACGTCAACGACGTGACGCCCTTTTGGCTTGGGTGAGCCGGATCAGTCTTCCACCCGCGATGCGAGCGCCTTCGGGGCGATCATCTTGTAGCTGCCCACGACGAGCGCCCGCACCTCGTTCCAGTCGACGGGCCCGTCCTTCTGCTCGTCGATCCGCACGTCGACCCAGCCGTGTTTGCCCACGTATTTCGCGATCGTGAAGCGCGGATCGGTGGCGACGAGCCCGGCCTGCATCTCGAGCGTGGTCTTCACGCCGAACGACCACACGCCATTTTTACCGCCGATCCCGGCGAAGATCTTGTCCTTCACGCGG from Polyangium spumosum includes these protein-coding regions:
- a CDS encoding STAS domain-containing protein codes for the protein MDSAWFQHCPGVFLATNPEGAIGGFNPEAERVLGAERVRGGSLFEAMHPDHKANVASAWARMAEGEDFGAACQIRDAAGAYRSFSLSARRAPGGAEIYVTIVPTPRISAGRLVVPPAEDLASLPPTAPERVLRAILDHLDISAYLIDQNCMYVMQDGKGCRTGGFEPGQLVGTSVVDLYGPEQEGVLSIKRALAGEPVRVATEAHDILWESIFLPMQDENGEIPVMLGVTLAKNDVAKALAELRVKMELIERQEEVIRNLETPVIQVWEKVITLPMMGVVDSQRVARVMDDLLATVVRTSARFAILDLTGVDMVDTMTASHIFSLLRAIRLLGAEGIVTGIRPTVAQTMVTLGLDLSSLTTCANLREGLRLCIRRMAEEKRGLATPTQ
- a CDS encoding MmcQ/YjbR family DNA-binding protein — translated: MQGPGGILERFRAICMSLPEATEVLAWGHPTFRVKDKIFAGIGGKNGVWSFGVKTTLEMQAGLVATDPRFTIAKYVGKHGWVDVRIDEQKDGPVDWNEVRALVVGSYKMIAPKALASRVED